The following nucleotide sequence is from Streptomyces caniferus.
GCGAGCGGGGGCCGCTTCTCCTCCGCGTCCTCCGGTGAACCCGCCTGGTCCGCGGCGCCCTTGGAGCCGGCCGTCTTCTTCGCCCCCTTGGGCGCGTCCTCCTCGTCGCCGATCCGGGGGCACACCACATAGCCCTGATGCCCGGCCGCCACCTCTTCGCGGACCCGCTCCCAGGCGCGCGCGAGGAAGTGCGGCTTGTCCTTGGCGGGCACCACATGGGTGGCGATCGGCGAGCGTCCGGCGGGGAGTTGGTCCAGGACGGAGGTCTCCAGATCACCGAAGACGGTCATGGCGACCGTGCGCGGAATGGGGGTGGCCGTCATGACCAGCAGATGCGGCGGCTGCTTGCCCTTGCTGCGGAGCGCGTCCCGCTGTTCGACGCCGAAGCGGTGCTGTTCGTCGACGACGACCAGGCCCAGGTCGTGGAACTGCACCTTGTCCTCGATCAGGGCGTGGGTGCCGACGACGATCCCGGCCTCGCCGGTGACCAGATCGAGCAGCGCCTGCCGGCGGGCGGCGGCGCCCATGGAGCCGGTCAGCAGCACGACCTTGGTGCCCTGCTCGGCGCCCCCGAGCATCCCGCCCTCGGCCAGCTCCCCCATCATCTCGGTGATCGAACGGTGGTGCTGCTGGGCGAGGACCTCGGTCGGCGCCAGCATCGCGGCCTGGCCGCCGCTGTCGACCACGCCGAGCATGGCGCGCAGCGCGACCATGGTGTTGTGGGTGACGGTGAAGTGGTCGGTCACATAGGCGTGGTCGGGGTGCCGGACGCTGATGCACTGGACGGGCTTGCGGCCGACGTGTTCGATGGCCCGGATGGTGCGCCGGAAGCCTGCCACGCCCTCCTCCGGCAGCGCCACGTCGACGTCGTACGTCCCCTCCCCCGCACCGCTCAGCCGCGCCCGTCCGCCCAGCGAGCGCACCAGCCACGCGAGGTCGTCGGCCAGCGGGCGGTGCGCCGCGGGGAACACCCGGCCGGCGCCCACGGGGCCGCTCCCGGCGTCCAGCAGGCCCCGCAGCACGGCCAGCCGGTCCTTGAGCGGTGCGTTGCGGTAGGCGTGCGGCACCCGGTCCGCCGGGCCACGGTCCTCCGCCAGCCTCCGCCCCACCCGGTACGGATCGAGCGGCCGGTCCCCGCCGCCGTCGAGGTCCACCGGCACGGCCGCCGGAACGGACCACCGGGGGCGGCCGTCGGGGTCGTGGAGGTCCTCCCGCAGCTCGCGGGTGGTCAGCACGCGCTCCCGGGCCTCGCCGGTCCCGACGATCCAGAGATGCTCGTCGTCGCACTCGACGGCGCTGCCGTCCGAGAGCACCAGCCGCCACACCTCGCGCTCGCCCTGCGGGAAGACGCCGTCCACCACGGCGAGCTCGCCGCTGGGCACCACCACTTCGGTGCCGACGGTCATCTCCCCCATGGGACGGAAGCCGCGCGGCGTCAGCACCAGCGCGTCCAGCGGCTGGGCCTTGCCGGAGCCCACCTCGCCCTGGAGGAGGCGGTGCATGGGGTGCTCGGTGGCCAGGTCGTCGAAGATCTCCCGGCTGACCTTCTGCTGGCCGTCGGTGAGCGTGAAGGGCAGCTTGGCGTCGAAGGCGTCGAGGATGCCGCCGGTGACCTGGGTCCGCGCCACGGCGGGGAGTTGGGTCTCGGCGAGGCGGCGCCGGGCGAGCGCGACCTGCAGGACGAACGCCTCGTCCCACTTCAGCCGGTCCCGCGCGGCGGCGATGTCGGCCTTGTGCGCCGGGCGGTGGATCTTGAGCAGCGCCTCGGTGAGCGGGACCAGCTCCCGGCCGCCCCGGAGCGCCTCGGGCAGCGGGTCGACGGCGTCCTGCGCGCTGGGCAGCACCGCGTCGACCGCCTTGGCGATCTTCCAGGACGCCATCTGCTGGCAGGCCGGGTAGATCGGCAGGAGCTGGCCGGCGAAGGCGTTGACCGCCTCGGCCCCGCTCCCGGCGTCGCCGTCGAGGAGCTCGTACTCGGGGTGGGCGAGCTGGAGTTTGCGGTTGAAGACCGACACTTTGCCGGCGAACATCGCCCGGCGCCCCGGGAGCAGGTCCTTGTGCGGCTTGTGGATGCCCTTGCCGAAGAAGACCAGCCGGAGCCGGCCGCTGCCGTCGGTGAGCGTCACTTCGAGGCGCTGTCCCCGGCCGCCGTTGAACTTCATCACCCGGGCGTCCGCGACCTGCGCGACGACCGTGACGTGTTCGTCCAGCGGGAGGTCCGCGAGCCGGGTGAGTTCGCCGCGCTCGGCATAGCGGCGCGGGTAGTGATGCAACAGGTCGCCGACCGTTTGCAGGTCGAGATGCTCGGCCAGCACCTTCGCGGTGGTGCCACCGAGGATTTTCTTCAGGGGTTCGTCGAGCGCTGCCACGCCTCTATTGCACACCACGCCTGTGACAATCGCGGCCGTCCGACCGGCCCGGCGCGCTCCGGCCGGTCCCGCGCGCTCACTCCACGCCGATGAGCAGCGGCGCGGCATGCTGGCCGCCGTCGTAGACGACCGTGTCCACGGCGAGATGGCGCTCGCGGACATACCCCTCCAGCCGCTCGCCGAGCCCGTCGGGCACCTGGGCGCCGAGGACCAGGGTCACCATCTCCCCGCCCGCGGACAGCATCCGGTCGAGCACGGTCATCGCGGTGCCGGTGAGGTCGGAGCCGATCACCGCGACATCGCCGTCGATCAGGCCGAGGACGTCCCCGGCCTGGCAGACGCCCGCCATCGTCCACGACTGCCGCTCGGCGAGGGCCAGCTCGGCGTAACGGGTGGCGCCCGCGGCCGCGGTCATCGCGACCACGTCCTCGTCGAAGCTGCGGCCCGGTTCGTGCACGGCCAGCGCGGCGAGGCCCTGGACGGCGGAGCGGGTGGGGATGAGCGCGACCCGTACGCCTTCGGTGCGGGCCTCCTCGGCGGCGGCCGCCGCGGTGTGCCGCAGGTCGGCGTCGTTCGGCAGCAGCATCACCTCGCGGGCGTGCGCCTGCCGGATCGCCTGCACCAGTTCGCCGCTGGCGGGCGGCTCTCCGGGCCGCACCGCGACGGCGGTCGCGCCGGCCTGTGTGCACAGTCCCGCGAGCCCGGCGCCCGGCACCACCGCGACCACGGCCCGCGCCGTCATCTCCGGCTCCTTGGCGCGGGCCCCGCCGAAGTGCGTGATCCGGATCCGGTACGGGCGGCCCGCCTCGATGCCCGCCTCCACGGCGGCGCCCGCGTCGTCGACATGGACGTGGACGTTCCACAGGCCGTCCCCGCCGACCACCACCAGGGAGTCGCCGAGCCCGTCGAGCCGGGCCCGCAGCTGCCGCACGGCGGCGTCGTCGGCCTCCAGCAGGTAGATCACCTCGAAGGCAGGCCCCTTCGGGTCCCCGCCACCGGCCGCCGCCACCCGGCCGACGGCCTCGCAGCCGGCCGCTTCGGGGAGCGGGGCGTCGGCCCGTACGGCGACCGG
It contains:
- a CDS encoding helicase-related protein, whose amino-acid sequence is MAALDEPLKKILGGTTAKVLAEHLDLQTVGDLLHHYPRRYAERGELTRLADLPLDEHVTVVAQVADARVMKFNGGRGQRLEVTLTDGSGRLRLVFFGKGIHKPHKDLLPGRRAMFAGKVSVFNRKLQLAHPEYELLDGDAGSGAEAVNAFAGQLLPIYPACQQMASWKIAKAVDAVLPSAQDAVDPLPEALRGGRELVPLTEALLKIHRPAHKADIAAARDRLKWDEAFVLQVALARRRLAETQLPAVARTQVTGGILDAFDAKLPFTLTDGQQKVSREIFDDLATEHPMHRLLQGEVGSGKAQPLDALVLTPRGFRPMGEMTVGTEVVVPSGELAVVDGVFPQGEREVWRLVLSDGSAVECDDEHLWIVGTGEARERVLTTRELREDLHDPDGRPRWSVPAAVPVDLDGGGDRPLDPYRVGRRLAEDRGPADRVPHAYRNAPLKDRLAVLRGLLDAGSGPVGAGRVFPAAHRPLADDLAWLVRSLGGRARLSGAGEGTYDVDVALPEEGVAGFRRTIRAIEHVGRKPVQCISVRHPDHAYVTDHFTVTHNTMVALRAMLGVVDSGGQAAMLAPTEVLAQQHHRSITEMMGELAEGGMLGGAEQGTKVVLLTGSMGAAARRQALLDLVTGEAGIVVGTHALIEDKVQFHDLGLVVVDEQHRFGVEQRDALRSKGKQPPHLLVMTATPIPRTVAMTVFGDLETSVLDQLPAGRSPIATHVVPAKDKPHFLARAWERVREEVAAGHQGYVVCPRIGDEEDAPKGAKKTAGSKGAADQAGSPEDAEEKRPPLAVLDIAGQLAEGPLAGLRVAVLHGRMAPDDKDDVMRRFAVGELDVLVATTVIEVGVNVPNATVMVIMDADRFGVSQLHQLRGRVGRGSAPGLCLLVSEMPEASPARARLAAVAATLDGFELSRIDLEQRREGDVLGQAQSGVRSSLRMLAVIDDEEVIASAREEATALVTADPELTGYPELRIALSALLDDEREQYLDKG
- a CDS encoding DAK2 domain-containing protein, with the protein product MTQEDDVPYPLDAAAVRSWCGLALEALGRERERIDAINVYPVADGDTGTNLYLTLESAARAVEAAFDGHASAGTAPRLADAIGAMAHGALIGARGNSGTIVAQMLRGMTEVLAATDGSAGALRQALRRAAASTYEAVAHPVEGTVLTVATAAADAAERAAGEDAGAAEVARAAHEGARAALQETPGQLAVLGRAGVVDAGGCGLVALLGALADVLSGEASAAPVAVRADAPLPEAAGCEAVGRVAAAGGGDPKGPAFEVIYLLEADDAAVRQLRARLDGLGDSLVVVGGDGLWNVHVHVDDAGAAVEAGIEAGRPYRIRITHFGGARAKEPEMTARAVVAVVPGAGLAGLCTQAGATAVAVRPGEPPASGELVQAIRQAHAREVMLLPNDADLRHTAAAAAEEARTEGVRVALIPTRSAVQGLAALAVHEPGRSFDEDVVAMTAAAGATRYAELALAERQSWTMAGVCQAGDVLGLIDGDVAVIGSDLTGTAMTVLDRMLSAGGEMVTLVLGAQVPDGLGERLEGYVRERHLAVDTVVYDGGQHAAPLLIGVE